A stretch of the Synechocystis sp. PCC 7338 genome encodes the following:
- a CDS encoding DUF305 domain-containing protein, which yields MRNQLWIYGLAGLLLSGSAAGVTAVYRHQSPPQMMAQHGMQMQWTDQSFIEMMIPHHQDAIDMAEMALQKAEHPELKELAQNIIRDQEREIKEMKTWYQQWFGKVVPPLSSQEMMGMHQGHGMMAMDLEALATAKNFDQEFIRQMIPHHQMAVMMASHLKTNTERPEMDKLMDDIIRSQSAEIKQMKQWYQAWYGQ from the coding sequence ATGCGTAATCAACTCTGGATTTATGGTTTGGCTGGATTGCTCCTCAGCGGTTCAGCGGCTGGGGTGACGGCGGTTTATCGTCATCAATCTCCACCACAGATGATGGCCCAACACGGAATGCAGATGCAATGGACAGACCAAAGTTTCATTGAAATGATGATTCCCCACCATCAGGATGCCATTGATATGGCGGAGATGGCCCTGCAAAAAGCAGAACATCCTGAACTCAAAGAATTAGCTCAGAATATTATCCGAGACCAGGAAAGGGAAATTAAAGAAATGAAAACCTGGTATCAGCAATGGTTCGGGAAAGTAGTGCCTCCCCTGTCGAGCCAGGAAATGATGGGAATGCACCAAGGTCATGGCATGATGGCGATGGATTTGGAGGCTTTGGCTACTGCAAAAAACTTTGATCAGGAATTTATTCGTCAGATGATTCCCCACCATCAAATGGCAGTGATGATGGCCAGTCATTTAAAAACTAATACAGAACGCCCGGAGATGGATAAATTGATGGATGATATTATCCGTTCCCAAAGTGCAGAAATTAAGCAAATGAAGCAATGGTATCAGGCTTGGTATGGCCAATAG
- the rppB gene encoding two-component system sensor histidine kinase RppB: MQKNRLFNLSRWRLASYYAGVMGLILGFCGLAVYEMTSQDHWRLLDQELTSLAGTLHDGLEPLLGQPGQLEPSVKQFLPNLCLGNQVCSPLLQQRHILNATQQPGYYVRFLDLNGQLLATAGENPPGLAFERETTRQYPLTDQRGDRYHQVSLQLKTVTGQPWGYLKVGRSLTEYDHHLDTIKSFLIFGLPIVMIGVGLASWWLAGLAMEPVYRSYGQIQQFTADIAHELRTPITAIQATLETTLNTESSSEEVYNTIQILKRQNFRLTHLINDLLLLSRMDLKTVNQNQFTLCCLNDLVSDLTEEFSGLAIAAGVSLSAKLDSQEIIWVRGEEEQLYRLVGNLISNAIHYTPTGGRVQVILETDQRQAIIKVQDTGIGIAPSQQTRIFDRFYRVDTARSRQRGGAGLGLAIAQAIAIKHQGCLTVESELGRGSLFTVQLPFSSCF, encoded by the coding sequence ATGCAGAAAAATAGACTTTTCAACCTATCCCGTTGGCGTTTGGCCAGTTATTACGCTGGGGTAATGGGATTGATTTTGGGTTTTTGTGGTTTGGCCGTTTACGAAATGACCTCTCAGGATCATTGGCGATTGCTGGATCAAGAGCTTACTTCCCTAGCGGGAACCCTCCATGATGGATTGGAACCACTCCTAGGTCAACCGGGACAGCTAGAACCCTCCGTTAAACAATTTCTACCTAATCTTTGCTTAGGCAATCAAGTATGCTCTCCCCTACTTCAACAAAGGCATATTCTTAATGCCACCCAACAACCAGGCTATTATGTCCGTTTTTTGGACTTGAACGGTCAATTATTAGCAACAGCAGGGGAAAATCCACCCGGTTTGGCCTTCGAGAGAGAAACCACCCGCCAGTATCCTTTAACGGATCAAAGGGGCGATCGCTATCATCAGGTGTCCCTGCAACTTAAAACGGTAACAGGACAACCTTGGGGTTATCTAAAAGTGGGACGTTCCTTGACGGAATATGACCACCATTTAGACACGATCAAGAGTTTTTTAATCTTTGGTTTGCCCATTGTGATGATCGGAGTGGGGTTGGCCAGTTGGTGGTTAGCAGGCTTAGCCATGGAGCCAGTTTATCGCTCCTATGGCCAAATTCAGCAGTTCACCGCCGATATTGCTCACGAATTACGCACACCGATTACAGCTATTCAAGCTACCTTAGAAACAACTTTAAACACGGAGTCTAGCTCAGAGGAAGTCTACAATACCATCCAAATACTGAAACGACAAAATTTTCGCCTTACCCATTTAATTAACGATTTATTACTCCTCTCCCGTATGGATTTAAAAACAGTGAATCAGAATCAATTTACACTGTGTTGTCTTAACGATTTAGTTAGTGATTTAACAGAGGAATTTTCTGGTTTAGCGATCGCCGCTGGGGTATCTTTATCAGCAAAGCTAGACAGCCAAGAAATTATCTGGGTAAGGGGGGAAGAAGAACAGCTTTATCGTTTAGTGGGTAATTTAATCAGTAATGCCATTCATTACACTCCAACAGGGGGAAGGGTACAAGTTATTCTTGAGACTGATCAACGACAAGCCATCATTAAAGTTCAAGATACGGGCATTGGCATTGCTCCCTCCCAGCAAACTCGGATTTTTGATCGTTTTTATCGGGTAGATACGGCCCGCTCTCGACAGCGGGGGGGGGCAGGATTAGGCCTTGCCATTGCCCAGGCGATCGCCATCAAGCATCAAGGCTGTTTAACAGTGGAAAGTGAGTTAGGTCGGGGAAGTCTATTTACTGTACAGTTACCTTTTTCTTCTTGTTTCTGA
- the rppA gene encoding two-component system response regulator RppA, which produces MRLLLVEDEPDLGMALEKTLRRENYIVDWVQEGNMAWSYLDQGWVNYTLAVFDWMVPGLSGIELCHKLRAQGSSLPILILTAKDRMEDRVRGLDAGADDYLIKPFGMAELLARLRSLQRRSPQLQPQHLQVGGWQLDYGSFVVITPGRQKTSLTAKEFQLLECLMKHPQQILSSEQIKNQLWAVSVESTSNVVAAQVRLLRRKLGQYGHVIETVYGLGYRFQPHQVHAEK; this is translated from the coding sequence ATGAGACTTTTATTGGTAGAGGATGAGCCTGATCTGGGCATGGCGCTGGAAAAAACCCTCCGACGGGAAAATTACATTGTTGATTGGGTGCAGGAAGGTAATATGGCCTGGAGTTATCTGGATCAGGGTTGGGTGAACTATACCCTGGCAGTTTTTGATTGGATGGTGCCTGGCCTGTCCGGGATAGAGCTATGTCATAAACTCCGGGCCCAGGGTAGTTCTTTGCCCATCTTGATCCTGACAGCAAAAGATCGGATGGAAGACCGAGTCAGGGGTTTAGATGCGGGGGCAGATGATTATCTAATCAAACCTTTTGGCATGGCTGAACTATTGGCCCGTTTACGCTCCCTACAACGGCGATCGCCGCAATTACAACCTCAACATTTACAGGTCGGAGGGTGGCAATTAGATTATGGGAGTTTTGTGGTGATAACACCAGGACGCCAAAAAACTTCCCTGACTGCCAAGGAATTTCAACTTTTAGAATGCTTGATGAAGCATCCCCAACAAATTCTCAGTAGTGAACAAATTAAAAATCAACTTTGGGCTGTGTCGGTGGAATCCACAAGCAACGTAGTGGCCGCCCAGGTGCGTTTACTGCGGCGGAAACTAGGGCAATATGGCCATGTGATTGAAACTGTTTATGGCTTAGGATATCGTTTCCAGCCCCATCAAGTCCATGCAGAAAAATAG